The genomic region GCGAGGCGTGCTCCTACGTTCACACCTTCAGCTACTTCGTCAACATGTACTGCAGCATACTCTTCCTGACCAGGTGGGCGGAGCACTCTTTTTCGTCCTACTTCCATCGCACCGTCTCatccttctgcccccccccccctctcagcaTCTGTATAGATCGGTACCTGGCAGTTGTCCATGCGTCCGGTACGCTCCATCGGTGTCGGACCACAGGAACCGCCAAGTGTGTCAGCGCCGTAGTCTGGGTCATTGCAGTGGTGGTCACCTACTCTTTCCAGGTGAAGAGACAGGCTGGTTTCAGAGGACGAGGGTCTCCAGAATGTCTCAGGGTCCAATGCGTAAAAGTGTTGAAGGGAGTAAATGTTGCCGTTAATGCTCCTGAACATGTAACAATTAGCTCTCAGAGTTTAAACACATCGTGCAGCAATTTAATTACTTACTTGTGTTAGCTAAAGtttgatctttaaccttttAATCCCTGTGGGACCAAAAGAATTAGGTACATAATTATCCACCATAAACAGTAAAACAGGACAACATTTTTGACTGTTAAAAAGATTATTCACAAAACAAGTCcaaagcagaaataaatgacTGTGTCTGATAAGTATCCAGTCATATTTGAATGATACCCAAAATTCTATGGTTTATAACCCAGCAGATAAAAACTCCCTGCATTGTAACGGCCTTTTTAATATTCAGCAAAGGTGCAGAATTAGATGCATTAAATAGAGAAACTGGACTGTTGAGATGGTCATGGTTGCTGTTGGCATCAGAACACCCCCAGAAGCTCTCAGATGGCTTTAAGTTGGTAGACCCCCCCTCACACATCACGTCCCCTGAAGACCAACCAGTCCTTGAAAGGTGCTTGTTCTCTGCAGACCACGGCGCTGGGGTCCGGCTCCCTCTGCGTTCTCCTCCCCGCCCTCTTCTACCTCACCATCCTGGAgttcctcctgcccctgctggCCGTGGTGGGCTTCACTCTGCGCCTCGCCTGTTTCCTGTCCACCAGCCACGGCTTGATGCCCCAGCAGAGCCGGGCCAGGAGGGCTCGGGCCGTCAGGCTGCTGGCCGCCGTCCTGGTGATCTTCACCATCTGCTTCACGCCGTTCCACATCCGGCAGGTGCTGGCTTACCTCCGCTTCAAAGCGCTGGGGGAGAGGccaggtgagggggcggggcacgTCCTGGCATATCACATCACAGTGACcctgagcagcctgaacagcTGCCTGGATCCGGTGGTGTACTGCTTTGTGACGGACAGCTTCAAGAGAGTGTGGCGagccaggaggaggggggccagGGAGGAAGGGGTTGAGGGGAGTGGGCGGGACGAGAAGAGGAAACTAGTGAAGAAATGCTCGGGGACGGCGCTGGCTATCGCTCACAGTGTGGCCACACTTAGCTTTCCCAGCCCTCCCCCCGCTGTTGTTAGTCTGGAAGGATCCATGAAAAGGCAACAGTTGGACCTGGAATAACCGAAACCGAGAACATTTTCACCCTGACAAAATAAGACCACGTCctgtaaagttgtttttaaaCCAACAACTTCAAGTATGAAATTAGGATATGgtgaaaaacaaattaaatataaGTAAATGGAGTCACAATAGTCAAAGATTTCTTAAGATGTGGGAATCTGCTCTGCATTGAATGGATGTTTGGGGGTCAGCGCTGCcacctcacagcaagaaggttctgCATCCGAGTCCCCTGGGGGCCAGGGGCCTTTTTTGGTGCagtttgcatgttttctttGGGTACTCCGGTTTCCTGCCACAGTCCAAAGACGATTGTGGACTAGGTAAACTGGTGACTCTCACCAGACCTTACGTGGGAATGTTTTTGTGTATGTCTGAGTTGGTCACTTGTCCACCTGACAGGACCCCAGCATGGAAGACAGCATGTGAAAAGGGAGGGATTTGTGGTTTACCATTAACATACATTATACTGCCTCAGCACTATTGTTTTTTGCTGTATTTCCATTTCTCATTGGAtcttttgttcatttgttgtcatgtgtttttctgtctgttctgcagtaataagctattttttttttaaaaacactgcaaataaaTATTGAAGTGCAGATACTGTTAAATAAGTAAAGACAGGAAAACCAGAATATAAACATAGTGTAAAAACTTGAAAGGTCGAGTTCATGTCTGAAGGATTTCAGGAGGATATCGCCCAGACTGTGAGACTGTGTGGTTCCGTTGGACCGCCGCTAGGGGGCGATGTCTCAACGGAAAACACGGTGCAGGACCTCCtatacaaaaatataatatatataagtatatatatatatataaataacaaTACACATTCATATTAATGTAACAGTTCCGTCTGTCTtactattttattctatttatttttattttacaaatttcCACCTTGTATTTTATCTAATTATTCATTGTTCCTCAACATCTGTAATTTCATATTTGAGgtttaatttaataaaataatctaAATTATTGCTTTTACCAGTTTTTTTAATCTAATTAGTTGATATCATCATTGTACAGTTTTATCCTGAATCCTTACATGCCTCGATTAGATTCCATCAATTTCACATTGGTAGTTTAAGCATTAAAATGAGAACACGCCGTAAAAGTGACATCGAACATAGTCAAAGACACAGTCCTGCGGTCGCATGATGAGTCTGGGTTAACACAAATGCACACGGTCTAGTTGCAgtttctgcctctgcttccTTTGCAAACACAGGAGAACTGCAATCGTGTGTGTGAAACCAGACCTGCCGAATTCAGCAGCAGTCTGGTCAGATGACATCGTCAGGCGAGCACGTGACACAGGCCGGATTTTTATGCTatatatacactgctcaaaaaaaaggaacagagTATAGCAACTCtgttaatcagagtatagcaacctatcagtcaaacctgggatattgatctggtcatttaagtagcagagggggttgttcatcagtttctgctgctttgttgttaatgaaatcaacaacaggagcatcagaggggcaacaatgagacggccccaaaacaggaagggctttccaggttgaggccactggtACTTTTTTCCcatcctcatctcttttggctgattttttactgactgacgttctactgctgtagttcttcatttggcttggatcaacatctctgttgatagcatggagCGGTACCTGgtcgctacagaggttgcacaagtagtccatctcctccaggatggcacatcaatacgtgccgttgcaggaaggtttgctgtgtctcccagcacagtctcaagagcatggaggagattccaggagataggtagttactccaggagagctggacagggccgtagaaggtccttaaaccctcagcaggatcggtatctgctcctttgtgcagggaggaacaggatgagcagtgccagagccctacaaaatgacctctaGCAGgtcactggtgtgaatgtttctgactaaacgatcagaaacaggctccatgagggtggcctgagggcccgacgaGAATTGGCAACTACACCACTGGcaccctgtgctcttcaccgatgagagcaggttcaacccgagcacatgcgacagacgtgAAGGGTTCTGGAGATGCCATGGAGAccattatgctgcctgcaacatcattcagcatgaccggtttggtggtgggtcagtgatggcctggggaggcatatccctggaaggacggaCAGACCTCTActggttagataatggcaccatgactgctattaggtatgcGGATCAAATCCTTGGACAATGcactacgctggtgcagtggaacctgggttcctcctggtccacaaCAATGgccgacctcatgtggctagagtctgcaggcagttcctggaggatgaaggaattgataccattgactggcccccacgttcacctgacctaaacccaatagaacacctctgggacattatgctTAGGTCCATCCGGCGCCGCCAGGTTAATCCTCAAACTGtcccaggagctcagtgatgccctggtccagatctgggaggagatcccccaggaaaccattcgtcgtctcattaggagccctgacgttgtcaggcatgcgcacaagcacgtgggggccacacaaactactgagaatcatttgagttgctacaataacatttacaaaatggaccagtctgctgcatcatgtattcactttcattttgggctgtctttgatttcccccctctatgggctgatcattttcatttctatcaaattatgtggcataattttgttactaatacatcacctactttttatcaggaaagatattcaaggtcatacccccccccccccccccctttttttgatCTGttgtgttttcgaagtgttcctctaatttctTTGAGcagtgtacatgtgtgtgtgtgtgtgtgtatatgtggtTTCTAAGTTTCTATGTGAGGATGATGACCTCTCCACCCATAACACCGGCATGAATGATGGATGCTGGGTTTTGTGAGccataaataaagaaatgagtCACTTTGGGTTTACTTCTGAATAGATTTTAAAGGTGTGTTTCATACAGTGTTCATCCAGAGTCCTACATATGAAGGCTCAagcgtatatatatatatatacagaaCAGAGAGATTTATACAGTCTTTATATAGAAAACAAAACTACTAACAAAAATAATCATCTTTTTTAtagcagcaaaaagaaaaactaaaagtAGCATATATATTTACATCTTTTTTCTCAAATATCAAGGCATAATATACTTTATATAGTACACTTTCCCATTCTTTAAGTATTCTTCTGCTTTAAACTGTGTGAAGATCAGAGTATATTTTCTCTTGTTATTAACACTCACTAGTTGAAGAGGCAGAGGCACcctcccagcacacacacacacacacacacgcacacacgcacacacacacacacacacacacacacacacacgcacacacacacacacacacacacacacgcacacacacacacacacacacacacacacacacacacacgcacacacgcacacacgcacacacacacacacacacacacacacacacacacacacacacacacgcacacacgcacacacgcacacacgcacacacgcacacacgcacacacgcacacacgcacacacacacacacacacacacacacacacacacacacacacgtgcctgtACAGAGTCTGACCAGGCTGGACTAACTGCATGGCGGCCACGTCATCAGACAAGTGCCGACGCCACATTCACTCTGTGATCGGGACGGTGGagccaacatggccgccacTGAAAAAGTGCAAAGGCCAAACTCTCGAGTGCGTCTCTGCCTCCATAAAACCGGATCAAATAAAAGACTCGTCGGATTGAAACACCAGAACTGTAAAGACTAGTATATAAGATGTGATATTTGCAGCTATTCATTCCAGAGTTGTAAACTAGGTCATTCCAAAGAACGAGAACCAAAAACATGGTGAGATGaaacccaaaacacacaacGGACTCTTTTCTTTAGGTgtctgctgctggtttaaaGTATGGTCTGTGTCCGCGACAGCGAACCCAACAGCTTCACGTGAAACTAAGTGAACGGTGAAACTAAGTGAACGGTGAAACTAAGTGAACGGTGAAACTAAGTGAACGGTGGCATTCATCGACAACAAAATGtccaacaaaaataaatatccaCAGTCATTTTTCTCTCATCTGCAATGTACTTCTAAGATGTCTTAATGTGCAAGTTCTGTGCAATGTCAGACCGCCTCCGTCCTCCTTTCCCAGCAtcaaaacaaaagtgatttcAGCTGAAATCACTTCACATTCATCGACTTGTTTCTGCAAAATAAAAGAGATGGAATCAAAGGTAAGAACTCAATCTCCCAGCAGGCATCGCTGTCATCTGAACATTCCGGAGTCTGTGCttttgggggaaaaataaaataaaaaaaggcttGGGGGATTTAGAgaacaataaattaaaatcaaagaaTTGTCACTGCATTGGAACAGAAACGCTCAAGTTGCACTTCAAGTAATCACGGTCGGAGTGTCGCTCGTGATCGCAcacatctttcctttttttcttaataCCATCTCAGCATCTTTCACTTTCTGGACAACCAAAGAGATGTGTGAATTCTATCATATTCCCATGCTTTCTAAGAGTGCAGGGACTCAGACTGAGCCTGGAGCTTCAGCTGAGAGAGTAAAAGTTCGACATATTCAAcataaagacacaaacatcCAGCCATGCATTAGAAAGCACATCCCTGACCTAAAAAGACGACAAAGAGTTTGAGTATTTTGTACAGAGTCATACTTTGGTGTTCTGTGCATGCATATTTGCTGACCTCCATGCAAAAACTTCccaaaactctttttttaaatagtatTTTTTTCAACTCTAAATATTGTACTGCCGCGATGCTCAcaggaaggattttttttaaaagtttgttttCTACCATCTTTAATTTCTACCCCGGCACCAAAGCGAGAGCGGGGTCACCttgcaaagagaagaaacaatcTCGCTGCGCTAACCTGGCTCTTACTGAAAGTACCTGAAATCAGGTGTCTTAGAAGGGAGCtttcaaaaacatttaattaataACTTAACCAAACTCCACACTACCAGATCTCTATTAAAACTAAAACTAACTTCTTTTCAAAATTATAGATTTTATCAGTAAATAAGCTTGCTACAATTACTGAAAAATGGCCCAAAGTCATAAAAacccctcacttcctgtcctctctcgaTGCCACAGAGGCCGTTACAGTAACAAAGAGGAGCTGCTTAGTAGCTTTCTAAATACTTCTAATTGACCCTCATCTGCTGCTCACACATTACAAATTTACTCTGCACTCATTTTGTCTCATTATGCACAATTAAACGGTCTCCTCATCATGTCTGGATGTTAAAAGGTCAAAGCTAGGCTCAACTCCACACTTTTACTTCCTCCCCACGTTGCCTTCGTCGTCCTGATGAAACTGCAGCCAGGGCagattccaggagacacggTGCAACATTTAGGGGCCGTGTGTGAAGGGAAGTGTCACATGTCTGTCAGAGGACACATGAAAGTGCAGACATTGGACATTTCTTAATGCTTGCGCTGGGGTTTGGTCATGTGGGGTCTGTGGTCTGATGTTAGAGAACAGACTTGGAACAGGAAACTACAATCTAAAGATTCCCCTGCTGCTTACTTGCTACACCTCGGCTAATAGATCAACActtcaaatgtcaaaaaatcaaataaaaattgGTTTCCAAGGCCTGCTGGGATCCGGCCATCTGACGCACCTCGTGGTCAGGAGTCAAGCTTACAAGAAAGAAACACTACTGACTCGGCTCAACGGGAGACTCCGTCACCATGACAGTTATTAGTAGGAGACTTTGACAACTTGATctaaattttcatttttctaaattcTATCCAATAAGGAGTCTACAGGCACGGTGGAAAAGGTCACTGTAGTTTAAATGCTAAGCTTATCAGACTCCTGGGTTGCATTCATGACAGCACAATTGTAAACAATCTGCATCAAACCTAAACACTGATTATAAttcaaaaaggaaacatttctcCAGTTAGTTTCATCTGCGCATCTTGACCTACATCCAATCTGTCCACATCACAGGGAAGaaaccaaggaggaggagaaatccTCAGGTCATTTGTAGCGAATGCCTCAAAAACTAGAAGGattttcctttcctccactTGTTCCCCCTCTTTCAGAATAAAGGTTACTTAAAATAACTTCAAAAGTCAATCCTCTAATATTCCATTGACCTGTTGCAGACAATTCCAGCTGCTAGTATCTAAGAAATTCTGTCATTCTTGTAAAGAaagacaggggaaaaaaatcacaaagtCAAGCAACCTTTTCAGTGTCAGTGCTACACTTTCCCATCAGCCATCGCGCTCAGTTATTGACAATTGCACTAATAGTTTCCaaacacaaaaattaaaaaaagaaagaaagaaagagcttGTCTTCAGCTTGGTTTCTTGGTGAATTTGTTAAAGAAAGGTTTCATTCTGGGCCCTCCATCAATCAGGATAATAGTGATTGCATTTCAATGCCCTGAATACTGTCCGACCCGAGACCAAAGCAGGCCCGCACGAGAAGGAGGGCTATCAAAATCAAAATAACGGCAAAAAAATAGAACAATTAAAACCGATTTAGGACCTCGTGGTGAGTCACGTTCCCAAGAAATCTGATTTCAGGTTGAAGAAATGAATCTCGAGAGTCTTAAAGCTACTGTCACAGTGTGGTGCAAAGGTCCTACACCGCAtctctggagacacacacacacacacacgcacacacacacacaaaatcatcCATCACGTCTCCATGGAGGCTATTTCCACTGCGAGGAAGAACaattttcagcattttgaatGATTGCAGCTTAATTGACTCGTGTTCGTCAACAGCTTTCATTATTCAGGTGTTGGGTTGAGGAAGAGGCGTCCTTGTAcgtgatttgtgtgtgtgagtccccTGAAGTATCCCGTCCAGGCAGCTGCTCATTAGCACCCCCTAGAGGCCCTGAGTTACAGAGACAACCTCTCCTTGACCTCACATGCAGTGGAATTATTCACTTCTGAACGGCCCATCAAAAGTCTATAAGGGTTGATTGGAAGGAATTTTAGTGCCAGCAGGAAGTCCTCCAGGGCAGAACTTGCATTGTTTCTTTGTCACGGTTGATGAGACATCAAAGATGCGCCGACCAGTCCAATGTCCCTCTTTTGTGTCCGTAGACAAGCTTAATAAGGATGGCAGCACATGTCAACAATAGTTTCAAGATTTTGAGATTTGAAATCCTCTGCAGCATTCTGTcaactcatccatccatttacAGCGCTGACTCGCTCTCTGTGTGACAGGAAGTTGTTGTCGACGTGGCTTTGCCCTCCCTGGTGAGTTTCAGGAAGCTGGGTTTTTCTATCGTCACAGCCGCTTCGTTGCCGATGGGATTTCCCAGCGTCAAGGCCCGTTTTTCAGAAGTTTTGGCGgagtctccctctctgtcaacACACATTATTCAGAAAAAATATTCTCAAATCACTTCTAGGAAAGGAGCAAACAAATGTAACTAGTGTGTAGAGAGTAGACGCCTTTCTCACTGGCTGTTTGGAGTAGGGTAAATAACCAGGAAGCAGGCAGTGAAAAAGCCAAGGAGGGCGCCCCCGGAGGCCACCATGGGAATCACACGGACACTTCCAACAGCTTTGACCACTGTACCGAGAGCAGAAGCTACCAGGATCTGACTGATGTACACCTGCAAATTTGGACATTATGATATAGCAAGAGAGCTGCCGTGATAGATTTCAGCATGCATACGATGCTGCAATAATTCAATTAACCATCACAGAGACTCACTTGACAGGAGAGGATCGCACAGTCGATGCCAAAGCCTCTGCGGGAGTTCCCAGGACTGTGCTGGATGTACTGGAGGAGGAATTAAAAATAACAGGTCCTGTCTTTGTGCTGCCTCAACTTTAGGAATCCACTTGCTTGTGTTACAAGCACAAAAAACTCAAACTAGGATGAAAGCAATAATGTGTCTGTACCTCTTTCATTTCGTGATACTGTCCCAGCAGAGCATAAGGACAGTAGGAGATACTCATGGAGATGATGCCCATGGTGCTTatcatcaccatggcaacatagACGTTAGGGAACATCGCCATGACAGCAGTTCCTTTGAAGGGGAATCAAGGCAAATTGTTACCAATCTACTTTTCTGACTCGTTGGGGGTGGCACAACAATGCTGCGGCTCGTACCGATTGAAAATCCAAGCGTTCCCATGATGTAGATGACCTTGATGCTCAGGTCAAAGTTGTCCAAGTACTTCTGAAGTAtggctgaaaaataaaaattggaCAATTAAATGCCTCAAATTGTTGTGATTGAGTGCCACCCCGTGGTTTTGTGCCCTACCCGAGCATGTAGCAGCAGTCATGGCGTATATAACCAGCCCCCAGCATCCCATCTGAACTCCTCTGTGATAATTTTCCAACAGGGTAGAATTGGAAGGAGCCTGAGGAAGATAAAGAGAATCAGAGATAGAGCTGAAGAAATGACAGGAGGGTGTCAGAACAATAAAGGGCTTGGATTTCCGTACGATAGGATCTCCGTGGTAGATGACCTGGCCCATGAAATCCGTGAAGAAGACGGCCTCGGCGATGATGGAGAACCAAGTGAGCAGGTGACAGACGCACAGacgcagcagctctgagggcaTCTTCAGCATGGAGAGCCACAGCAGCTGTACAGTGGTCTCCACCTAACAGAGAGGGAATGAGCTGGCATCCTAACAAACGAGACCGATGCATCATGGGAGCAAACAGCTCTGGACCCTCACCTCTCCCTCTTCGCTCTCCGTGTCCCCGCTGGAGGAGTTGGTGTTTCCGCTGCGGTGTCTGTTCCTCCGTCTGCTGCTCCGCCTGTGTCTGGCCTCCACGTCGTAAAGGTCATTCATGCTGCGCGACGGCTTGATGAGCAAGGCGGCGTTAGCGCGGCGGTAGCGGTAACGGTGGCTTCCAACTCGCCCGTAGTAGGAGAAAGTGCAGGAAGGCTGGCGGTAGAAAGTGTGGCGGTGGCGTGAGTGCCGGATGGGGGCTCCTGTACTGGCAGCTGGAATAGAGCAGAACAGGTCAGGAAACCAAACGTGAGGTTAAACCAGGCATGGGCAAgctacggcccgggggccacacgcagcccgttaaacgttttaatccggcccgccaaacttgaaaaattaaatgaataaaccttgttaatgttatattttcactgcaattctggtgttttcccactagaaaaaagacagtcaggaggagagtgatggtaatatcctgaaggataacagaactttcagtgctttaaaatagaaatggttattaattttttttaaaaaggcacattttattcatttgattttaagtgttttaagactcattccaaagtcagatattttgttgtaatgcttctcttcattttcatttgaaattaaagcacatgttttctccatatcccaagatgtgtattttttctccaatgaggtgaggttaccaaagcactccatccatccatctgctcctggtccggcccctttgtcaaatgttagaacccattgtggcccacgaatcaaaatgtttgcccatcCCTGGGTTAAACTGTAAAGGCTAAATCGAgcacactgacctttgaccattCCGGCCCGATGCGCCTGTCCCTTAGAACTCAGCCGATTATCCCCGAGTCTGTTTTCGATGGTCAGTTCCCCGTTCAGCCGCCGCTGTTCGTTGACCTGGTTGTTCAGCAGAGCCTCTTGGCCGTCGTCGCTCTCCATTTCTTTTAAGAAAGCCGACAGGCGGGAAACTCTGGAGACGGGCGCGTTGCCCTGGTGGTTCTTCATCTGCAGGAGGTCACTGCTtcccgtgctgctgctgcgcctgaTGCGGCCGGCGTGTGCCGGAGGACCGGTGTGGTTTAGGTCGAAGGAGGAGGCGACGGGAGGAGAACCGTGATAGGGGGAGAGGCGCTCGGCGAAGATGGAAGGCTCCAGGTGGCACAGGAACAAGGCATCGTGTTCCAGGTGATCTAGGGTGGCGTCTGCCATGGCGAGAACGCTATCGCTTTTAcctgaggaaaaacatgaaGGGAGACTCTTTAgaggcagagcagaagcagagagaATAACACCGTAATATTACTAGACGTACTTCTCACAAGATCCACCTCCAGGTAGTCCATGTCCATATCTCCATGCTCTGAATGGTCATCTCCATAGGGATCATAGATTTCATACGTCTCCATCGTGTCATCCTCTCCGATCAGTTCCAGCTTTGGTGCAAGAAGCCCAGTTCGCCCATTGGTGGGTGGTGGTAGGTTGGTGCGACCTGGGCTGTCCTGGATGAAGAGTAACATGATCGGTCCGTATTGGTAAAACAGAACAAACTAAGCAAAAAATGGTCCCTTTAAATTGACAGTGGTGCCGCACCTGTTCTGTCCTGTCATTCTGGGGTAAATACTGCTCCTCTTCGATGCTGAGCAGGTGCAGAATCACGGAGATAGAGAAGAGGACCGCGGCAAAGAAGAACAGGATTTGCTCCTGAGACTGGAACGCTGTTCCGAGGAAggtgtgtgtccagtccagacCTCCGAGAGCATAACCGACGGCGCCTCCAAGACCTGtgtatgaaaaagaaaaacaccgtAGGTTCCTGCCGCACGTTAAATCCTGCAGAACCTAAACTGGTTGGGAAGGCGGATCTATACCTGCTGAGGCGGCGTGAATGTTCAGCGCCATGTCCTGTTCTTCGGTGTCTGCCACGTCTAGCAGGTACGCTCTTATGGGTCCCTCTGATGCGTCCGCGCAGAAGTCCAACACCACCACACCCAGCACACTAAGGATGATTCCTATTGGTTGTTTCCCCGGCTGGTCGCCCATGGACAGACCTGAGAGTCAGGGGAATGAAAGAATGAGTTTCAGACACGAGATTTTGTGTTCCGATCATCCCCAACGCTCATTTTTTCTGCACATTCAGAAAATGCCTCTAGTGGCGTTTGGGGATTGGTCAAATATAATCCCTCATGGGTGGTGGGAGCTCAGTCTGTAGTGGACTGGGGAGGGTCctcggttcgagccccagtgccaaaacaccttcagagcactgctgatgtacctttgagcaaggtactcaACCCACAGATGCTCACAGGCGATTAACTGGCGACTCCTCCAGGGCTGCCCCCTGCCTTCGCTCACatgtgcaccctccctgtgacgccaaaagggataaagcggtcgAGAAGacgagatgagatgagagatgagatCATCCTGCATGTCAACAATAAACAGCTGTATATGATCTGCATGTGATCAGTAGCTGGTATGTACAGTATGTAACACATATGGGTCACTGCGCCTCACCCATAATGCTTCACATGATGCGTGTCACATAAGATCTCTGCCGCCCAGCAGGGCCAGAGATTGATGACAACACAGCGGCGCCAAGCTCTGGTaaccattgtgtgtgtgagaaacgaCATGGCATACAGCGTGACACAGCATGACCCACAAAAGTACAACAAATAACATCGGGGAGGCAAACAGTTGTGGAAGAAAGAGCAAAGTGTGTGAATGTGCGAGTGTGACAATGGGTCAATGCTACGCGCTACTCCgacggacagacaggaagtgaactgtGATTGGTGGAAAGAGGGAGGCAAACAGGAAGCATTTCCCTGTGAACTGGCTGCTCCTGTGTTCCcatgttaaaacacacacacacacacacacacacacacacacacacaatccttcACAAAGTGCTGGCCTGCCTAGAAAAGAATGAATACGCAACAATAAGGAACGATACCAAACCTGCTGATTGAAAACTGATCTTTTTATTTATAACTCATTGGTAATGTATTTCAAAGtgctattttaaaaacacacagaagccTGATCTGAACCCAGCAGAGGGGTGCACCTTGTTTTGGGATTTCAAGACAACACCAAGATGGACGTGGAAAATAACAGATTTGTGTCCTCATAAATGGCGGATAATAATCCTACCATAGAATCATAATTATCCGACTTGCCTTAATGAACAACCAGCATCCAATAGCATGTTAGCGTGCAGCTCCAGGTAATAAAATGCTGAGTGGAAACGCCCCCCAGGCTGGACCTAAATTCAGAATGTGGATACTATAGCATGAAAGCAGTTTCACCGAAGAGCCAGCGAATGGAAAAAGGCTTTCAACTGAGAATAGAAGCTTGTCAGTTCTGAATTGAGGGCTGCTGATAAATTAAATCACACTCACCATCAAGAC from Takifugu rubripes chromosome 12, fTakRub1.2, whole genome shotgun sequence harbors:
- the LOC101075241 gene encoding G-protein coupled receptor 20-like — protein: MSTHPSISMENLLTNITSTPEPLLYLSTSAQVNCSTWDQSWGAPYLRRLAHLDVQLYQDFYAVWVSLMVCNCLMLVVGVLLNSLALYVFCGASTPSSASVVYTINLAVADLLVALSLPARIALYHSGGRCEACSYVHTFSYFVNMYCSILFLTSICIDRYLAVVHASGTLHRCRTTGTAKCVSAVVWVIAVVVTYSFQTTALGSGSLCVLLPALFYLTILEFLLPLLAVVGFTLRLACFLSTSHGLMPQQSRARRARAVRLLAAVLVIFTICFTPFHIRQVLAYLRFKALGERPGEGAGHVLAYHITVTLSSLNSCLDPVVYCFVTDSFKRVWRARRRGAREEGVEGSGRDEKRKLVKKCSGTALAIAHSVATLSFPSPPPAVVSLEGSMKRQQLDLE
- the LOC101075465 gene encoding solute carrier family 45 member 4-like isoform X1, giving the protein MHIAMPPQNTEADTMQVGSVVAGVGGKTSMASGSDEEKGGSGGETDGLGKREGRGAEESASEGSIDRIPLKRWVMHGAVMFGREFCYAMETALVTPVLLQIGLPEQYHSLTWFLSPVLGLIFTPLIGSASDRCTLPWGRRRPFILALCVGTLMGVALFLNGSLIGLSMGDQPGKQPIGIILSVLGVVVLDFCADASEGPIRAYLLDVADTEEQDMALNIHAASAGLGGAVGYALGGLDWTHTFLGTAFQSQEQILFFFAAVLFSISVILHLLSIEEEQYLPQNDRTEQDSPGRTNLPPPTNGRTGLLAPKLELIGEDDTMETYEIYDPYGDDHSEHGDMDMDYLEVDLVRSKSDSVLAMADATLDHLEHDALFLCHLEPSIFAERLSPYHGSPPVASSFDLNHTGPPAHAGRIRRSSSTGSSDLLQMKNHQGNAPVSRVSRLSAFLKEMESDDGQEALLNNQVNEQRRLNGELTIENRLGDNRLSSKGQAHRAGMVKAASTGAPIRHSRHRHTFYRQPSCTFSYYGRVGSHRYRYRRANAALLIKPSRSMNDLYDVEARHRRSSRRRNRHRSGNTNSSSGDTESEEGEVETTVQLLWLSMLKMPSELLRLCVCHLLTWFSIIAEAVFFTDFMGQVIYHGDPIAPSNSTLLENYHRGVQMGCWGLVIYAMTAATCSAILQKYLDNFDLSIKVIYIMGTLGFSIGTAVMAMFPNVYVAMVMISTMGIISMSISYCPYALLGQYHEMKEYIQHSPGNSRRGFGIDCAILSCQVYISQILVASALGTVVKAVGSVRVIPMVASGGALLGFFTACFLVIYPTPNSQEGDSAKTSEKRALTLGNPIGNEAAVTIEKPSFLKLTREGKATSTTTSCHTESESAL
- the LOC101075465 gene encoding solute carrier family 45 member 4-like isoform X2; the protein is MGDQPGKQPIGIILSVLGVVVLDFCADASEGPIRAYLLDVADTEEQDMALNIHAASAGLGGAVGYALGGLDWTHTFLGTAFQSQEQILFFFAAVLFSISVILHLLSIEEEQYLPQNDRTEQDSPGRTNLPPPTNGRTGLLAPKLELIGEDDTMETYEIYDPYGDDHSEHGDMDMDYLEVDLVRSKSDSVLAMADATLDHLEHDALFLCHLEPSIFAERLSPYHGSPPVASSFDLNHTGPPAHAGRIRRSSSTGSSDLLQMKNHQGNAPVSRVSRLSAFLKEMESDDGQEALLNNQVNEQRRLNGELTIENRLGDNRLSSKGQAHRAGMVKAASTGAPIRHSRHRHTFYRQPSCTFSYYGRVGSHRYRYRRANAALLIKPSRSMNDLYDVEARHRRSSRRRNRHRSGNTNSSSGDTESEEGEVETTVQLLWLSMLKMPSELLRLCVCHLLTWFSIIAEAVFFTDFMGQVIYHGDPIAPSNSTLLENYHRGVQMGCWGLVIYAMTAATCSAILQKYLDNFDLSIKVIYIMGTLGFSIGTAVMAMFPNVYVAMVMISTMGIISMSISYCPYALLGQYHEMKEYIQHSPGNSRRGFGIDCAILSCQVYISQILVASALGTVVKAVGSVRVIPMVASGGALLGFFTACFLVIYPTPNSQEGDSAKTSEKRALTLGNPIGNEAAVTIEKPSFLKLTREGKATSTTTSCHTESESAL